One window from the genome of [Mycobacterium] stephanolepidis encodes:
- a CDS encoding TetR family transcriptional regulator, translated as MPPDASATKKRLLDAAYAEFAEHGLAGARVDRIGAMADANKRLLYVYFTNKETLFDTVVAHSIQRMSDAVPFTPNDLPGYAGALFDHLIKHPEHLRLATWAQLERPVAGPAETAAYAAKVEAIAETRPPSEHGEPADILALTLGLTTAWLGASPALRGLATSEPFSPERLATHRAMLIATVEKLVGG; from the coding sequence ATGCCGCCCGACGCCTCCGCCACCAAGAAGCGGCTGCTCGATGCCGCGTACGCGGAGTTCGCCGAGCACGGACTGGCCGGCGCCCGCGTCGACCGGATCGGCGCCATGGCCGATGCCAACAAACGGCTGCTCTACGTCTACTTCACCAACAAGGAAACGCTGTTCGACACCGTGGTCGCGCATTCCATCCAGCGAATGTCGGACGCCGTTCCGTTCACTCCGAACGATCTGCCGGGCTACGCGGGCGCGCTGTTCGACCACCTGATCAAGCATCCTGAGCACCTGAGGCTTGCCACCTGGGCACAGCTGGAACGCCCCGTCGCGGGCCCAGCTGAAACCGCGGCCTACGCGGCCAAGGTCGAAGCGATCGCCGAAACCCGGCCTCCTTCAGAGCATGGGGAACCGGCCGACATCCTGGCCCTCACGCTCGGGCTGACCACAGCGTGGCTCGGCGCATCGCCGGCCCTGCGCGGTCTTGCGACTTCCGAACCCTTCTCACCCGAGCGCCTGGCTACGCACCGTGCCATGCTCATCGCCACCGTCGAGAAGCTCGTCGGTGGCTAG
- a CDS encoding PH domain-containing protein, translating to MIDTAPTTSVMPVGVGASRSAPVLWAIQYALACSPLVVAVAAVWALTAPPAYASTPLEHVTGVLGLLCISCALAWVVLRPLQRYRAYRWGVLDDNLLYISSKTLWLRSFWVIPFALVRTVELRQDPLSRVLGLAMVVVRADQGELRIVGLDAANAHDVVEKLFGLVDEASVYQ from the coding sequence GTGATCGACACGGCCCCTACGACTTCCGTAATGCCGGTGGGAGTCGGTGCCAGCAGGTCGGCTCCCGTGCTCTGGGCCATCCAGTACGCATTGGCATGCAGTCCGCTGGTTGTCGCGGTGGCGGCGGTGTGGGCGCTGACGGCTCCGCCTGCCTACGCCAGCACGCCGCTGGAGCATGTCACGGGCGTGTTGGGGCTGCTGTGCATCTCCTGCGCGCTGGCATGGGTGGTGCTTCGGCCACTGCAGCGTTACCGCGCGTATCGGTGGGGCGTCCTGGATGACAATCTGCTGTATATCTCATCGAAGACGCTGTGGCTCAGGTCTTTCTGGGTCATCCCGTTCGCACTGGTGCGAACGGTGGAACTGCGGCAAGACCCGCTGTCACGTGTGTTGGGGTTGGCGATGGTGGTGGTGCGCGCAGATCAGGGCGAGCTGCGGATCGTAGGGCTGGATGCGGCGAACGCGCATGACGTCGTCGAGAAGCTGTTCGGGCTGGTGGACGAGGCTTCGGTCTACCAATGA
- a CDS encoding alpha/beta hydrolase encodes MPHHGNYTPEKVTFPSHGEDIVGVVHRPSGDGPFPAVVLLGPYSFEKEQAPIHYATRLADEGFLALAFDPRTVGESGGTPRRLENPKMKNEDAVAAIDYLLTRDDVDASRIFGAGVCQGGPEMLDIASYDDRIKAVASVTGYYRDRETDLFMIAAGVSENPFDPATAPTTEQLEALLDARLERARDAKARYEQTGEVIYAPLVSPDLGDPVAGSDAGLPGPLVWSWYGSWTLKGWENRYAIMSDLDHFDYSTVPGAAKLDKPALVIHSYTCMNPAAARRHFESIPSDDKKLIWENGTNHFQYYDQPDIVDRTVGHIADWFNSHLA; translated from the coding sequence ATGCCACACCACGGCAATTACACGCCCGAGAAGGTCACCTTCCCCTCGCATGGCGAGGACATCGTCGGTGTCGTCCACCGCCCTTCCGGTGACGGCCCCTTCCCCGCGGTGGTCCTGCTGGGCCCGTACTCGTTCGAGAAGGAACAGGCCCCGATTCACTACGCCACCCGGCTGGCCGACGAGGGCTTCCTGGCGCTGGCTTTCGACCCGCGCACCGTGGGCGAGAGCGGCGGCACACCGCGTCGCCTCGAGAACCCGAAGATGAAGAACGAGGACGCGGTAGCGGCCATCGACTACCTGCTCACGCGCGATGACGTCGACGCATCGCGCATCTTCGGGGCCGGCGTCTGCCAAGGCGGACCAGAAATGCTCGACATCGCCTCATACGACGACCGGATCAAGGCCGTTGCCTCGGTAACCGGTTACTACCGTGACCGCGAGACCGACCTGTTCATGATCGCCGCGGGTGTCAGCGAAAATCCCTTCGATCCGGCTACCGCACCCACCACCGAACAACTGGAAGCACTCCTGGATGCTCGGCTCGAGCGGGCACGCGATGCCAAGGCCAGGTACGAGCAGACCGGCGAAGTCATCTACGCACCCCTGGTCTCTCCCGATCTGGGCGACCCCGTCGCCGGGTCTGATGCCGGGCTGCCCGGCCCACTGGTGTGGAGCTGGTACGGATCGTGGACGCTCAAGGGTTGGGAGAACCGCTACGCCATCATGAGCGACCTCGACCACTTCGACTACAGCACCGTGCCCGGTGCCGCCAAGCTCGACAAACCCGCATTGGTGATCCACTCCTATACCTGCATGAACCCGGCGGCGGCCCGCCGGCACTTCGAGTCGATCCCCTCCGACGACAAGAAGCTCATCTGGGAGAACGGCACCAACCACTTCCAGTACTACGACCAGCCCGACATCGTCGACCGCACCGTCGGCCACATCGCCGACTGGTTCAACAGCCACCTGGCCTGA